In Actinomyces marmotae, the DNA window AGCCCGCCAGCGTGGAGACCCTCCACTTCAGTGTCACATGCCACGGCATGGGCTGATCGACGTCGATCGGCTTGTGGTGCCACTCCTCATTGCTCGGCACGTCCGCCCCTGTGGCGGCGTGCAGGGCGTGCAGGAGATCGGCTACGGCATCGACCTCCTCCCGGCTCATCCGCCACGGCTCGCAGATCGCCGACGTTGAGTACACCTCCAGCGTGGGGTAGCGGTGCCCGAAGCCCGCGAAGGCCACCGCGTGCTCATTCGACGCCACGAGCAGCCCCTGGTAGGCGGCGTAATCCACCGCCATCTCGTTGTACAGGTTCGGGTTGACCCGCACTTTCTCCAGCTCCAACTGGGCGGAGACCCCGCGCTCATCGATGGCCACGAGCTGCTTGTGCAGGTGATCGAAGGAGGCGCCGGCAGGCCGCAGCCAGTTCTGGAAGACCGCCACGTAGCGCACCCACCGGTTCGTCTCGTACAGGTCGTGCGCCGCGGCAACCGCCAGGCGGATGTAGGCGCGGTGCTCGGTGACGCTGAGCGTTCCCGAGCCCGCCAGGCCGGCTGAGTCGACCGCGTCGTCGGTGAAGTGCCGGCGCCCCACGATGACGTCGTGCCCGCCGGCGAAAAAGGAGGCCAGGTAGGCGCGGCGCTCCGCGGGCCCCCAGGTCTCCCACACTGCGGGCTCCGTCCCGGAGGCGCGCAGTTTGGCGCGGGCGATGGATGCCGCGTGCTCGGCTCCGGCCGGATCGGCGAGATAGGCCTCCATGCGCTCGCGGGCGGCGTCGGGGATCTCGAAGCCGTGGTTGGCGCGCCAGTAGTCGAAGGAGACGATCTCGAAGAGGTTGGGGATGCGCCGGAACTCCGCCGTCGTCGTGGCCAACTCTGAGGCTGGGACGCCGTCGATCCGTTCGAAGCCCCCGCCGGCCCCGATGACGACGCGCGACTTCTCCGGCGGGGTCTCCAGGTAGCGGCCCGAGCAGAAGGCGCAGGCGCGCTCGCGCTCCCCGGGCGCCAGCGGATGGCGCTCGGCGACGGGATGGGCGATGGGCCGGTTCCCGCGCCCGGGCACGGTCCACACCTCCGTGCCGGTGAAGGGGCTGATCTGCTTGACAGTCCCGTCGGCCATGCGGGTGAGCGGCTCGGCTGCGGGGGAGTACGGCATGAGCATGGCCCCATTCTGACCCGTCCGTCCGCCCCCGGAGCGGGAACGAGGAGGGGAAGCGGCCTGCCCGGCGGCTCCGGATGCTCAGCGGTTGCCGTCGGCTGTGGCCACGATGATCGTCAGGGCCGCCAGGCTGTCCGTCATGGCGCGCAGGGGCTCGCCCGGGGCGTTCTCGTCGGTGATCTCCTTGATCCGCCGGTATAACCCGCTCCAGCTCAGGCCCGTGCGCTCGCTGGGAAGCACCGCCCTGCCCAGGCCCAGCCCCTTGAGGATCGACAGTAGAACCTGATCGGCTGCCGTGGCGGGCCGATCCCCGGCGAGGACCGCGATGAGGCGGTCCACGATCCCGGCCCCCGGCTCGGGGGTGGGGCCAGCGTCCTCGGGGGCGCCGTTGTTATCGGACTCGGCGGGCCCGGCCGCCCCATGCTCGGCGATGACGCCCTTCACGGAGCGCTCCCCGCGTCCGATGGCGGAGGAGAACCGAATGCCCTCCTCGGTGGGGAGTTGGGAGAGGACGTGGTCGAGGATGGGGTTGTTGGTCGGCGCGTTGTCGATGACGCGCATCATAGGGTCCCGGCCCGGGGTGAGATCGAGTCTGCCAGCGAGGAGGAGGTCGGCGAGGACCGCGCCGCGCAGCCCGTAGATGCCGCGCAGGGCCCAGTCCCCGCTGCGCCCGCTGTTCCCGCTCAGGATCGAGAGCAGCTGTTCAGAGATCAGCATGCCCACACGTTATGACGAATTCCTCGGGGCCTCCTCATCCTCCCGACGGAATCTCAGGGCGCGCTCACCGCGCTCCACGCGTATCACTCAAGTCGCGGCGGCGGCGCTCCGAGTGCGGGCGCTGATGACGCCGACGGCGCTGCTGATCGAGGCGATCGCCTCCTTGATCGCGCCGGTGACCGGGGCCTGCTCCGCGATCTCCTTGATGCGCTGGGCGAGTCCGGAGCGGCGCAGGCCCGTGCGCTCAGCCCTCAGGATCCTCCAGGCCGCATCGGTGGACTGAAGCAGCGTCAGGAGCGCGCTGTCCTGGGCGTCCGGGGCGCGGGTCCCCGCGATCTCGCCGTAGAGCCGCTCCCGCAACTCGGCCTCCGGGCGGGGGTCGCGGGTGGGGAAGGCGGGAACGGCCGACGGCGCGGCGCCCGTTGGTGCCGCGGGCTCCACGGGCTCCACGGCGGCGCCGGGCGTGGCGCCAGTGCTCTTGGTCAGGACTCCGGCCTTGACGAGGGAGGTCCCGGCGGCGTCGTGGGGGCGCAGGTCGTCCCAGGTGAGCGCGGAGGAGATGCGCTTGCCGTTCTTGGCCGACAGGACGGCCAGGGCGTCGTCGAGCACGGGATGGCCCGTGGGCGTGGCGTCCACGATGCGCATCCGTGGGCGGCGCGCGGTGCGGGCGGTGTCGGCCTCGATCCGGCCGGCCAGCATGAGGTCGGACAGGAGGGCCCCGCGCAGCATGAGGTCGTTGTCGCTCGACCAGCCTTCGGGCCTCCCCGAATCCTCAGTGAGCAGTAGGAGCAGCGACTCGACGATCAGCACGGACTCAGGCTAGGGGCGGGCCATCGCGGCGTGC includes these proteins:
- a CDS encoding DUF4921 family protein gives rise to the protein MLMPYSPAAEPLTRMADGTVKQISPFTGTEVWTVPGRGNRPIAHPVAERHPLAPGERERACAFCSGRYLETPPEKSRVVIGAGGGFERIDGVPASELATTTAEFRRIPNLFEIVSFDYWRANHGFEIPDAARERMEAYLADPAGAEHAASIARAKLRASGTEPAVWETWGPAERRAYLASFFAGGHDVIVGRRHFTDDAVDSAGLAGSGTLSVTEHRAYIRLAVAAAHDLYETNRWVRYVAVFQNWLRPAGASFDHLHKQLVAIDERGVSAQLELEKVRVNPNLYNEMAVDYAAYQGLLVASNEHAVAFAGFGHRYPTLEVYSTSAICEPWRMSREEVDAVADLLHALHAATGADVPSNEEWHHKPIDVDQPMPWHVTLKWRVSTLAGFEGGTKIYLNTIDPWSLRERVVERLEDLRADRLIAPMMVGDECPTTPNRLLYNPVLSR
- a CDS encoding GOLPH3/VPS74 family protein gives rise to the protein MLISEQLLSILSGNSGRSGDWALRGIYGLRGAVLADLLLAGRLDLTPGRDPMMRVIDNAPTNNPILDHVLSQLPTEEGIRFSSAIGRGERSVKGVIAEHGAAGPAESDNNGAPEDAGPTPEPGAGIVDRLIAVLAGDRPATAADQVLLSILKGLGLGRAVLPSERTGLSWSGLYRRIKEITDENAPGEPLRAMTDSLAALTIIVATADGNR
- a CDS encoding GOLPH3/VPS74 family protein, producing MLIVESLLLLLTEDSGRPEGWSSDNDLMLRGALLSDLMLAGRIEADTARTARRPRMRIVDATPTGHPVLDDALAVLSAKNGKRISSALTWDDLRPHDAAGTSLVKAGVLTKSTGATPGAAVEPVEPAAPTGAAPSAVPAFPTRDPRPEAELRERLYGEIAGTRAPDAQDSALLTLLQSTDAAWRILRAERTGLRRSGLAQRIKEIAEQAPVTGAIKEAIASISSAVGVISARTRSAAAAT